The genomic segment GAAGCCGTATCCGGAGATCCTCGAACTGCTCCCGCGTCAGGGCGCGTACGCATGGGGCGAGGCGCTGCGGACGCGGCCCGAGGTGGCGTCGACGGCGTTGGCGCGGTTCGTGGCGCTGCTGTCGGTCGCGCGCGACCCGGAGGCGCCGAGTCGCCCGTTGTTGGGAATCGAGTCGCATCTGTGGGTGCGTGCGGTGTCGCGGCTGCTGCGCGCGGTCGACCGGACGCCGGCGTTCTGGTGGGACGGCGAACCAGTGCGGGAGCCGGATCTCGATGAACAGGAGAACGAGGAGACGTCCGGACTGGCGGATCGGCGGCACCGGCTGCTGCCCGCGGTGTACTGCCGCCACTGTGGACGGTCCGGGTGGGCGGCGATCTCGCCGGAGCGCGATCCGGAAGAGCTCGTGTGTGAGCCGGACAAGATCTACCGCGCCGGTCTCGGGCGGGACAAGCGACGGGTGCGAAACCTGATCCTCGCCACCGACAGCGAACGGCACCGACGAGATCCGGCGCTGGTGATGCTCGACCCGATGGGTGCGCGGGTGCGGCCGTTCGACCCGATCCGCGACGGCGCCGACGCGGGTGACGAGTTCGCGGTGCTGTGGGACGACTCGGTCGCGGCGGCCGAGAAGGACCGGTGTCCGGCGTGCGGGATGGACAACGGTATTCGGTATCTCGGTGCCGGTCTGCCAACCTTGGCGTCGGTGGTGGTCACCGAGCTGTTCACCGGAGGGGAACTGAGCGGTTCGGCACGCAAGACTCTGATGTTCAGTGACTCGGTACAGGACGCCGCGCATCGGGCCGGGTTCGTGTCCTCTCGCTCCTACGGGTTCTCGCTGCGGTCGCTGCTGCTGGACCAGACGGTGTCGGGAGAGTCGGTGCGGCTGCACGACCTCATCGCCGACGTCACCGGCGCGGCGGCGGACCCGCAGGTGCTCTCGGCGGTCGTGCCGCCCGATCTGCACACGCATCCCGAGGTCGACGCGCTGCTGGCCGGGGAGCATTCCGGGAGCCGCGAGACCTGGAAACTCATCGCGCAGCGGCTCGCGTTCGCCGTGATCATGGAATTCGGACTGCGGTCCCGGCAGGGTCGCACTCTGGAACTCAGCGGGGCGATGGCGGCCGAAGTCGCGCTCGACGAGCCGGACGCCGCGCTCGCGCTGGTGCGGGAAGCGGTGCGCGACGCCGGGCTGCTGGATCCGGACGTGCTCTCCGACGCGCGGTTGCTCGCGTTCGTACGGGGGCTGCTGGAGCGGATGCGGTTGCGCGGCGCGATCTGGCATCCGTGGCTGGATGCGTATCTGCGGGAGGCCGGCCGGCGTTACCTGGTGTGGGGCGGTCGGCCGCGCGGGATGCCCGCGTTCCCCGAAGGGGTGGCGGCGCCGTCATTCGTACTCTCGGCACACAAGGACCGCAGCGAGTTCGACGTGCTGCCCACGCGCGGCGGCTGGTATCAGGACTGGACGAGCCGCTGCCTGGATCTGCCGCCGTCGGTGGCCGGGAACCTGCTGTCGCGGATCCTGCCGGAGTTCGCTTCGGCCGGGATTGTCGCCAGCCGCACCACGGCCGACGCCTCGACACGTGTGTTCGGGCTGCGGCCCGGGCATATCACCGCGCTGCGGCTTCCGGCCGACACCGAGACGGCCGGGGTGCGGTGCGGGTCGTGTTCATGGCAGCAGACCGTGCCGCCCGAACGCGTTCCGGACTGGGTTGGGCAGCCGTGCCTGCGGTATCGGTGCACCGGGATACTGCGGGAAGTGCGGTATTCGACCGACGACTACTACCGCGCGCTGTATTCCGACGGCGGGGTGTATCGGGTCGTCACCGCCGAGCACACCGGGCTTCTGACGCGGGCGCAGCGGGAGCAGACCGAAGCGGCGTTCCGCCGCAAGAAGCCCCGCTACAACGACCCGAACGTGCTCTCGGCGACACCGACCCTGGAGATGGGTATCGACATCGGCGACCTCTCCGCCGTCGTGCTCGCCTCCCTGCCGCCCGGGCCCGCGAACTACGTACAGCGAGCCGGCCGTGCGGGGCGCAAGACCGGCAACGCCCTGGTCGTCACCCTCGCGGACCGCCGAGAACGGGATCGTTACTACTTGTCCGAGCCGCGGGAGGTGATCGCGGGGGAGATCCTGCCACCGGGCTGTCACCTCTCGGCGATCGAGATCCTGCGCCGCCAGTACGTCGCGCACCTCGTCGACCGGGCCGCGAAGCGGGAACTCCCGGGTGTTGCACCGATGCCGCGTCTCGCGTCAGTCCTGTTCGGACCGTCCGGGTGGTTGGCGGATCTCGTCGCGGCCGGACAACGCGACGGGGCCGCGATCGTAGAGGAGTTCCTCGCGCTCTTCGGCGACGAGGTCAGCGCATCGTCCGCCGAGGCGCTGCGTGCGTTCGCCCTCGGCGGTCTGGAGGACGCCAAGAAGCGGATCGAGGACCAGTGGAACGAGCGGCTCGCCGACCTACGGTATCGCCTCCGCGCGATCGAGGAGGCACGAGGCAAGCTGGTCACCTCGGACCCCGACCAGGAACGCGAGTGGAAATCCCTGGGTTCCGAGCTTCGAGCCGTGCGCAGACGGCTCGGCGAATACGGCCGCACCCCCGCGCACGGGGTGCTGGTGGAATACGGGCTGCTGCCCAACTACGCGCTCACCGACGCGCGCACCACGCTCGAAGCGACGTTGACCTGGGACGAGACCGACGAGAACGGGGACCGGACGTACCACAGCGAGGTCCGTGAATACGACCGGCCCGCGCGGCAGGCGGTCGTCGAGCTCGCGCCGGGGCAGAGCTACTACGTGCGGGGATATCAGCATCGGGTGTCGGGACTGGACGTCGGGCGTCCCGAGCGGCCCGCCTGGGAGACGTGGCGGATCTGTCCGGCGTGTGGGTACGTCGTGGCCGAGGACGCCGAGCAGGACACTCGTCCGTGCGCTCGGTGTCAGGATGCGTCGATCGCCGACGCCGGGAACGTGCATAAGGTGCTTCGGCCTGCGAAGGTCACCGCGGTCGACAAGCGTGCCGACGCGCAGATCTCCGATGCCTCCGACGAACGCGAGCGTCGCACCTACAGCGTCGTGCCCACTGCCGACTTCCCGCCGGCGCTCATCGACGCCTCGTGGCGGCACACGACGAAGACGTTCGGCGTGGACTTCAGTCGCCGGGCGGTGATCCGGCACTTCAACCTCGGTCTCGCGAGGTTCGACCGGCCCGCTGCCGACACCTTCGCCGGACGTCAGGTCCGGCTCAACCCCTTCTACGCCTGCCAGGCGTGTGGCGGTACGACGAAGGACGGGCCGCCGGTCACCATCTCCACGCTGGGGGTCGCGCAGTCGAGCAACGGTCGTCAGCCGGGCACGGAGCATCACCGCAACTGGTGTCCGTATCGGCGGCTGCCGGACAAGGCCGGGCACGTGGACCTGCTGCTCGCCCACGAGCTCACGACCGAGGCGCTGCGGATCCTCGTGCCCGCGGTGACAGCCGGAGTGACCGAGCGGCTGGTGTCGTTCAAGGCCGCGCTGCGTCTCGGGATCGCCCATACCTACGGCGGCGACCCCGACCATCTCGACATCGTCCCGGCCGTCATGCCCGACCATGGCGAGGGACACGTGCGGCACTTCCTCGTGCTCTACGACACCCAGCCCGGCGGCACCGGCTATCTGCACCGGCTGTCGGATCCCGCAGAGTTCCGCGACATCCTCTCGCACGCACGGCTGGCGATCCGATCCTGCCGCTGCCAGTGGGAAGGCAAACTCGCCTGCCACCGGTGCCTGCTGCGCTACGCCGCCGACGACGAGTTCACCGTGATCAACCGGGCTGAGGCTCTGGAGCTGCTCGGCGCGCTACTGGAGACCTGGGAAGTCGAGCACGGCGCCCGGGCCGACGAGATCTCCCTGACCGATCAGGTCGAGAGCGAACTCGAAGCACGATTCCTGGCGGTGCTGCAGGAATGGAGCGACCGCCCGGACACGCCCGGCCGATTGACGCGGCAGACCGACCGGGACGGCGCGCGCTTCGCGGACCTGAAGTTCACGACCCCGGATAAGCAGGTCGTGCACTGGCAGATGAAACTCCAGAACGCCCTGCACCTCACGCGCCCCGACGTGCTGTTCACACGCATGGACGCCCTTGGGCGCCAGGTGGCGGTCTATCTCGACGGCTACCGCTACCACGCGGCGCCGACGATCAACCGGCTCGCCGACGACGCCGATAAACGGGCACGGCTGCGCGCGCACGACATCGACGTCTTCGCCATCACCTGGGACGACGTCGAACGTTGGCGCGGCAACCCGGTCGGGCGGGATCCCGTGTGGCCGCCGTATCGAGGCAACGCCCAGGACGCCGCCCGCGACCTCTACCAGAAGAGGTCCGGACGCGAACCCGGCGAACTCTCCGGGGCGGTGTGGGCCAACCCGATCGACACGCTGCTGGCCTATCTCGCCGAACCGGATCCGGAACTGTGGCAGCGGCGAGCCGAAGGCGCACTCGGGGGCCTGCTGCGGCAGGCCAAGGGCACCAAGACACAGACGAATTCGGCTGGCGTGCCGGACCGGATCCACGCCGCGTTGGCCGGAGACCCGCTGCCCGACTCGGTGCCGGGCGGGAAGATCGTGATCGTGCGGGCACCCGACGACAACAACTGCCCGGTGACGCTGCTGATCGACGCTCGATTGGGACAGCAGGTGTTCACCGCCGCGGTCGCCGTCGATGACCGGACCGCGACCATCACTGTCGACGAGGACGCACATCGCCGCCGGTGGATGGCATGGCTGTACTGGGCCAACCTCATCCAGTTCCTCCCGCACGGCGGGGGAGACGCCGCGCAGATCGCCGTCAGCGCCCTGGCGCAGTTTGACCCGTCGCTGCTGGCGGTGTCCGAGGGAACCGGCCTGCGACCGATGCTGCGGGACCTGCCCATCGACGACGAGACCTCGCGCTGGATCAGCCTCGACGCCGCGGTCACCCCGCCGTCGGCGACGCTGGACGCGGAGTGGAAGAGGACCTTCGAACTCGCCGACCCGGAGGAATCCGGACTGGAGACACTGCTGCGCGAGCTGGTCGCCTGCGCCGTGCCGGTCCCGGAGGTCGGCTTCGAACTCGGCGACCAGGGATGGCAGGCCGAGCTCGCCTGGCCGGAGAAACGAGTCGGCGTCGTGCTGTCCGCGACACGCGACGATCATGAAGCCGTCGAACGCGACGCCGCGTTCGCACAAGCCGGATGGCGCGTCGCCACCGCGAAGGATTGGGACATCGAGAAATTGATCGAGCAGCTCGGGCAGGGTGTGTGATGACCGTGGACAGTGGAGCAACGCTGCGCATCCTGGAGCGTGCGGACAAGGAGATCCTCAAGCTCTCGCGCGCGGACAAGGGGGCGGTCTACGAGTTCCAGCACAAGTTCCGGCGCAACCCGAACCACCCCGGGCTGCACCTCAAGCAGCTCAAGGGCGACACTCGGCTGTGGTCGGCCCGCGTCACGCAGGACTACCGGGCGCTGCTGCTCAGCATCCAGGACCAGGACTTCCTGCTCGTCTCGGTGCGGCACCGCAAGAATGCCTACGACGACCTCGAGCGCTACACCTACCGCATCAACGGTGTCACCGGCGGCATCGAGGTCATCGACCTCGCCGCCATCGGCGACAGCATCCTCGGACGGGTCGCCGGCGACGGGGCCGAACCCGAACAGGCCGCGGACGCCGCACCGCCACTGTTCGCCCACGTCACCGACGAACAGTTCGAAGAACTCGGTGTCGCGCCAGCACTGTTCCCGGCGATCGCGAAGGTCACCACCGAGGAGGAACTGCTCGAACTGGCGGACTGCGTCCCGCAGTTGACCGCCGACGTCCTGCTCGCGCTGTACGACGGCAAGACCTTCGACGAGGTCATGGAGCAGATCACCGCTCCGGTCGCGGTGGGAAATCCGGTCGACACCGAGGACTACGCGGCTGCGGTCGTCCGCCCGGCCACGCAGGTCACCACCGACGACGCCGCGCTGCAAGCCGTGCTGGCCGAGTCTTTCGCGCGCTGGCAGGTCTATCTCCACCCCACACAGCGCACGCTCGTCGAAAAGAACTACAACGGCCCCGCCCGGGTCAGCGGCGGCCCGGGAACCGGCAAGACGATCGTCGCGCTGCATCGCGTCAAACACCTCGCCGAACAGCTTCCCGAGGGCAGAGACAAGCCGATCCTGCTCACCACCTTCAACCGCAACCTCGCCGCCGACCTCCGCACCAGGCTGCTGGCGCTCGGCGGCGAACAGCTCGCGCGACGGGTGGACATTGTCAACATCGACAAACTCGCCAGCCGAGTCGTCGCGGAAGGAAACGACGACACCAAGCGCCGCATCGTCGGTAACGACCGCGCGCTGGAGGAATGGCGGTCGCTGCTGCTGGAACTCGACGACCAGCGCTTCCCGCCGGAATTCCTCGCCGCAGAGTGGGCGCAGGTGATCCTCGGGCAGGCACTGACCTCACGCACTGAGTACTTCCGTGCACGCCGCACCGGACGCGGACGCTCCCTCAAACGCGACGAACGCGACCACATCTGGCAGCTCGTCGAGCGATTCACCCAGCGTCTCGACGAACAGGGCATGTGGACAATGCGGCAGGTCGCCGCCGCGGCGGCCCGCCGCGAACTCGACCGCGCCGCTCGCGTCGAACACGCCGCCGCGAACGGAGAGAACTCCCTGTCCACACCCGAGTACCGCTACCGTCACATCGTCGTCGACGAAGCCCAGGACCTCTCGGCCGCGCACTGGACGATGCTGCGCGCGATGGTGGCCAAGGGCCCCAACGATATCTTCATCACCGGTGACCCGCACCAGCGCCTCTACGACAACTACGTCACCCTGTCCAGCCTCGGCATCAACATCCGCGGCCGCTCGGCCAAACTGACGCTGAGCTACCGGACCACGCGGCAGATCCTGCGCTGGTCGATGGGCATGCTCACCGGCGAGACCTACGACGACCTCGACGGCGGCGAAGACGACCTCACCGGCTACCGCTCCTTGCTCAACGGCCGCGACCCGGTGGCCCACGGGCTGTCGACATGGGCTGAGGAACGACGGTGGGTCGCCCAGCAGATCAAACAGTGGCAGGATGACGACGCTGGCAGCATCGCGATCGCCGTGCCAACCCGCCAGATGGCCGACGAGATGATCCGCGACCTCACCGACGCGGGCATCGACGCCGTCCAGGTCGGACCGGACGGCCCGGCTCGGGGCGACGGTTTTCACGTCGGCACCATGCACCGTTTCAAGGGCCTGGAGTACCAGCGGATGATCCTCTCCGGCGTCGCCGACGGAATCCTGCCACGCCAAGCCATCCGCCACTTCCAGGATAGCGATCCCAAGCGCTACCAACAGGAAAGAGCCCGCGAACGCTCCCTGTTGTTCGTCGCCGCGACCCGAGCACGCGACGAGCTCGTGGTGACCTGGCACGGGAAGGCGAGTGAGTTCCTAAACCAGGAAGGCGATTGACCATTCAGTTGGACGGTTCGTCTCGTTTGAGTGGATCTTTTCTGGGTCTCCAGCGAGTCACTCCCGTGGAGCGCACGTACCGTTCGCTGATGTTCGTCGCCGCGCTGTGTGTGCGAGGTCCTGGGCGTCGTGTGGCACGAAAACGGAGTTGGAACCTGCCGGTGTAGGGAACGTTGGCGTCTGTAACCTTCACCGTTTTCGCGCCTTTTGAAGACTCAGTCACTTCTCTGGTGTCACGTCGTGCCCTCGGGCGATCACGAGCTCCGGTTGCTGGAGTGCGTCCAGGTTTGCGTGGGGTGCCGTCGGCGATGGGGATGTCGGCGCCGAAGCCGGGCGTGAATCTTCCGGTAGTGTTCGCTAGCCCGACTGTATGTGCTCTCATAATCGTTGCTGTCGCGCGTTGTTGAGCCAGTCTTGAAGGTTGTGCCACAGGTAGACCGCCTGTGGCGGCCATCTGTCCATGGATTTGTCCATGAACCGGTTCTGGACGGTGCCTCTGGTGAGACGACGCGGCCGCTATTTCGCCGCACTACCTGCGGTTATTACTCCTGACGGGTGATTTCGCGGCCTCATAATCCCTTGGCCGCGGGTTCGAGTCCCGCCCGGCCCACCTCTTACCAGGCGTTGTCGTCGGTGGCAAGATCGTGCCTCACAAGTCCGATCGATACTCGCCGACCTGAGCCCTACGGACCCGCGAGCCGAGCCGTTGCGATCGATGCTGGCCCGCTACACGCGATGACACCGGGCGTGTGGCAGGGTATCCGCTGCACCGTTATCGGCGGCACCCTCGAATGCCTCCTGTCAGCGGGCAGAGCCTACGCTGCGACCCTCGGCCACCGGCTGATCTCGTTGGTCGACACGGCTGGCGATGATCAACGGTGGCCGTCTCCGCTCTACGCCATCCAGCAGTACAGGCGGTGGTCCCGCCCGCCAACGCCACGAGCCAGCCGTGCCAGATCGCTCAGAATCTTGGTTGCGATCTCCTGGTCGAACGTCTCTCCATCCGCCGCCCGCTTCCGAACCCACAGCTGGCTGACTTCACCAAGTCGGGACTGGTCGGCAGCGGCAAGTGCGTCTTGAAGGGCTTTGGAAGCAGCGAGGACCACGGGACCATCCCCATCGTCGGAGTCAGCGACGGCTTCGGGCTCGTCGGCGGCGACGAGCCTCTCGAAGGTTCGACCGGTGACGATGCTCTCCCACTCGATCAATGCCTCTTCAGCATCGAAGTTGCCGTACGACAGCGACTCGAAAGCCCCGTCGGGGCCGCGATCCACGACCGCAGCCGCAGCTTCGTGACTCGGCGCCACGAAGAACCTGATGACGGTGCTCACCGCTGCATGGTGCGTGCTCAACCTCGATCGAGCAAGCATGATCCTTGTGGTCGGCGATGTTGCAAGACTTCTCGGACCACAGCTTCGAGGTCGCTCGTTCCAGTCCCGGTGGTGCCGATCCAACCGTCCTTGACGAGCTGCGTGAATAACGTGTTGTTGATGTGCGCGGGAACGTTCTCGTACCCGATCTGAACGCAACCCCTCGTGCCTAGGCGCGAGTCGAGTAGGTCAACAAACAGTTCTCGCGCCAAGTGCATTCCTTTGATGAGTTCTGTGGGTTCTTCGATTCGCGAGTGCGTTCTTGCCCCCAGTTCGAGGCCGGCTTGGCAGCGCCGTCGAGAGCGCGGTGTTCGCATGAACTACACGGCTACGGCCGATCGATCCGAGTCGGTCATCCGCTCGATGTGGACACCAGGATGGGGCCCGTGATCTCGCGCGACCGGTACGAGGAATCGCTCGACCCGATCGCCGCCGCGACCTCGGCCGACGGCAAGGTGCTCGCCGGTGGTGTCGGCCCGCCACGGTGGGGCCCGATGGGCGGTACCTCGCTCCGACGGTGTTGGCGGGAATGGCGCCCGACAACCCGGCCGCGGTGAAGGAGATCTTCGGCCCGGTCCTCTCCGTGGAGCCGAAGCCGTGACCATCCATCGCCAACAGCAGCGGGTACGGATCGACCGCGGGCGTCTTCACCCGCGCCCATCGCGTCGCGGGTGAGCTTCAGTCCGGTTACGAATGGATCAGCGGGAGCTCTCGACACTACTGGGGCCTCTCTTTCCGCGGAGTGAAATCGTCCGGCGTCGGTCGTGAGGAGTCGGTTGACGAGCTGCTGTCCTACACCGGAACCACAGCGGTCACCGTCGTCACGGAGTGACGACTGAGACGCCTGTGTCCCCCGGAGTCCGGTTCTCGGCGCGTGATGCCGGTGCTGCGCTGTCCGAACTGGAGGTGAGCACCAGTCGGGGCGCCGTTCTGCTTGGCAGAAGAATATTCCGCTTGCTGGTTGACAGGGTCCCGGGCGTCGCAGAAGCTACTTCTGTAGCGCAGAGGTTCTTCCTCCGTCAGTGCGGCCGGCGGACGGGAGAGTCGCGTCGCGTCCATCGGAGCACGCGGAGAGGAAAGCTTGTGTCCATCCACGTCATCGGAGTCGTGGCACTCGTGTTGGTGTTCGTCATCGGCACGGTGAGACCCGTCAACATCGGCGCGCTCGCGTTCATCGCGACGTTCCTCATCGGAACGCTCATCGCCGGAGAGGGATCCGGCGAGGTGCTGGCCGGGTTCCCGGCCGACATCTTCGTACTCCTCGTCGGTGTCACGTATCTGTTCGGTCTGGCATCGGTGAACGGTACGATCGAATGGATCATCGACCGCGCAGTGCGGTTGTTCGGCGACCGGCCGGCATTCGTGCCCTGGGCGATCTTCGTCTTCTCCGCTGTGCCGACGACGGTGGGTGCCCTCGGGCCGGCGGGGGTCGCGATGCTTGCGCCGCTGTGCCTGAGGCTCGGTGAGCGCTACGGCATCGACCGCCGCATGACGGCGCTGATGGTGATGCACGGCTCGTGTCTCGGCAACTTCTCGCCGCTCAACGGTCTGGCCATCATCGTTCAGCGGGCCGCGAGCGCCAACGGACTGTCGATCTCCTCGGCCGCGTTGTTCTTCGGCAGCGCCGCGTACAACGTCGGTCTCGCCGTGATCATCTATATCTTCTTCGGCGGACGGACGTTGCTGCGAGAGCGCCACCTCCGGCGTGCCGCGGTGGCCCAGGACCTGAAGGTCGCCCTGGGCGCTCAGGTCTCCGGGGGTGTCGACTCGGTGGTGGGCACTGGTCCGGCCGGACCGCGCAGGGGCACTGCGGTGACCGGTGGCGACAGCAGTGAGGGTGAGCCGAGGCCGTTGCGGTTCGACCAGGTGGCGACGATCGTGATCATGCTCGGTGTCGGCGTCGGCGCCCTGGCGTTCGACATCGAGATCGGGTTCCTGGCGTTGATGTCGGCATCGGCGCTCCATGCGATCTTCCCCAAGCGGTTCGTCGATGCCGACAAGAAAATCGTATGGTCGGTCGTCTTGCTGATCTGTGGCATCACGACGCTGGTCGGCGCGATGGAGCGTTACGGAACCGTGGAGACGGTGGGCAGCGCGATCGCCGGCTTGGGATCGCCGCTGCTGACGGCGTTCCTGCTGTGCCTGGTAGGCGCGGTGACCTCGGCCTTCGGCTCCAGCGCGGGTTTGCTCGGTGTGCTGATCCCGCTTGCGGTGCCGTTTCTCGTCATGGGTGAGGTCGGAGCCACTGCGCTGCTCATCGCACTGGCGATCTCCGCGACGGTCGTCGATTCGACGCCGTTCTCGTCGGTCGGTGCACTCACGCTGGCCAACGCCCCGGAGGAGACACGACCGAAGCTGCTCCAGTTCATGCTCACCTGGGGCATCGCGATGGTGGTGACCGCGCCCATCGTCACGTGGCTGATTCTCATCCTGCCGAGCGCAGTGTGACGGGCGCATTCCCGGCAATGTTCACATCGATCGGAGATTCACACGCATGTGTGGCGAACTACGCGAAACCGTTGCGCTGTCGTCGAGGATCCTGGCTGCGGCCGGGCACGGCGACCTGATCTGGGGGCACGCCTCCGCCCGCGACCCCGAAGGAAGGGGTGTGTGGCTGAAAGCGGCGAACTGGGGCCTCGACGAGGTCACGCCCGAGCGGGTGCACCTCGTGAATGACAACGGTGTGGTGCTCAGCGGGGACGGAGCCCGGCACAGTGAGTACCCCATCCATACCGAGATCATGGCAGCGCGCCCGGACGTCGGTGGTGTGGTCCACACGCACCCGCCGAACGCGGTGGCGCTGGCCGCGACGGGGCAGGCGCTCCATCCGGTGAGCCACGCGGCGAACTATTTCGTGCCCCCGGCCGTTCCCCGCTTCACCGAGACCGCCGACCTCATCCTGACGCGTGAGCTGGGGAGTTCGCTCGCGCTCCAGCTCGGCGATGCTCGCGCCGCGTTCCTCGTCAATCACGGCATCGTGGCGGTGGGGCGTGATGTGAGGGAGGCGACTGTGGCGGCGGTGCTTCTGGAACGGGCGTGCGCGCAGCAGCTGATGACCCGTTCAGCCGGCGGTTGGCCGAGCTGGTCGCCGGAGGAAGAGTCATTGGCCAAGCGTGAACACATCTACCACGACACTGCGGTCGCCGGTGTGTGGGATTACCTCGTGAGACAGTTGCCGGACCTAGGTGTATGAGGTCGTGACGTTGGTGACGCCGGTGTGGAGTCGGGTGGCGGGTGGCTGGTTCCCGGCGGCGGTGTGGGGTCGATGGTAGTTGTAGTGCAGGTTCCAGATGTGTAGGGCTTCTGAGCGTTGCTGTTCGGAGGTCCAGGTGCGGGCGTAGAGGAATTCTTCGGCGAGGATGCGGTTGTAGCGTTCGACCTTGCCGTTGTGGCGTGGGGTGTATGGGGTGATGCGCTGGTGGCGGGCGCCGTGCAGAACGGTGGCGAAGTCGGCCGCGCGGTAGCAGGCGCCATTGTCGGTGACGATGCGCTGGATGTGGGTGATGCCGTGGGCGGTGAAGAATGCTCTGGCCCGGTACACAAAGCCGATCGCGGTGCGGGCTTTCTCGTCGGGGAGTGCTTCGGTGTAGGCCAGGCGGGAGAACCCGTCAACTGCGGAGTGCAGGTAGACGTATCCGGTGCGGCTGCCGCGTTGTTTGGTACGGGCCACGGCCCTGGCTTGATCGCTGCCGCGTCCATGCACCCGCCACCCGCCGCCATCGGGGATGCGCCCGACCTTTTTTACGTCGAGGTGGACCATGTGCCCCGGCCGGTGGGCGATGATCCGGCGGGGCACGCGGTTGGACGCACCCGTGGGGTCGATGAATCGGCGACGATGCAGTCCCAGGCGGCGTAGATGCCGGCTCACCGTGCGTCGGCTGATCGATACCCCGTCCGCGCCGAGCTCGAAGGCAATGCGACTGGCCGACCACTTGTGCTCGCGGCGCATCTCCTCGATGCGGGCCACGACCTGACCTGGGGTCGCGGTCGGTTGCCGGTGCGGGGTCGAGGGCCGGTCGAGCAAGCCCAGGTCACCGAAGCGGCGATAGCGGTTGACCCACTTCGAGGCGCACTGCCGCGAAATGCCCATTTCCGCGGCGACATGGGCGATCAGACGGGACTGGCAGCGCTGGATGAGTCGGCGGCGGCCTTCAATCGACAGCGGGGCGTTACTGTGTGGCACGGCGGGTCTTTCGGTCGGGGACGAGTGACTTGGCGGTTCTCATCCTGCCGCCGAAAGACCCGTCCCCGTGATCAGACCCCACCCACCGTCACCAACGTCATGAC from the Saccharomonospora azurea NA-128 genome contains:
- a CDS encoding SLC13 family permease — translated: MTTETPVSPGVRFSARDAGAALSELEVSTSRGAVLLGRRIFRLLVDRVPGVAEATSVAQRFFLRQCGRRTGESRRVHRSTRRGKLVSIHVIGVVALVLVFVIGTVRPVNIGALAFIATFLIGTLIAGEGSGEVLAGFPADIFVLLVGVTYLFGLASVNGTIEWIIDRAVRLFGDRPAFVPWAIFVFSAVPTTVGALGPAGVAMLAPLCLRLGERYGIDRRMTALMVMHGSCLGNFSPLNGLAIIVQRAASANGLSISSAALFFGSAAYNVGLAVIIYIFFGGRTLLRERHLRRAAVAQDLKVALGAQVSGGVDSVVGTGPAGPRRGTAVTGGDSSEGEPRPLRFDQVATIVIMLGVGVGALAFDIEIGFLALMSASALHAIFPKRFVDADKKIVWSVVLLICGITTLVGAMERYGTVETVGSAIAGLGSPLLTAFLLCLVGAVTSAFGSSAGLLGVLIPLAVPFLVMGEVGATALLIALAISATVVDSTPFSSVGALTLANAPEETRPKLLQFMLTWGIAMVVTAPIVTWLILILPSAV
- a CDS encoding class II aldolase/adducin family protein translates to MCGELRETVALSSRILAAAGHGDLIWGHASARDPEGRGVWLKAANWGLDEVTPERVHLVNDNGVVLSGDGARHSEYPIHTEIMAARPDVGGVVHTHPPNAVALAATGQALHPVSHAANYFVPPAVPRFTETADLILTRELGSSLALQLGDARAAFLVNHGIVAVGRDVREATVAAVLLERACAQQLMTRSAGGWPSWSPEEESLAKREHIYHDTAVAGVWDYLVRQLPDLGV
- a CDS encoding IS481 family transposase, coding for MPHSNAPLSIEGRRRLIQRCQSRLIAHVAAEMGISRQCASKWVNRYRRFGDLGLLDRPSTPHRQPTATPGQVVARIEEMRREHKWSASRIAFELGADGVSISRRTVSRHLRRLGLHRRRFIDPTGASNRVPRRIIAHRPGHMVHLDVKKVGRIPDGGGWRVHGRGSDQARAVARTKQRGSRTGYVYLHSAVDGFSRLAYTEALPDEKARTAIGFVYRARAFFTAHGITHIQRIVTDNGACYRAADFATVLHGARHQRITPYTPRHNGKVERYNRILAEEFLYARTWTSEQQRSEALHIWNLHYNYHRPHTAAGNQPPATRLHTGVTNVTTSYT